From Psychroflexus torquis ATCC 700755, the proteins below share one genomic window:
- a CDS encoding YkvA family protein — translation MKTSKKKKKKVDKNFIEKGIETVSDIDFETVFNKKDQLFAKINHPNWKKYKDKIILMFQMLKDVKQKKYLETPWKTIAAMIFTILYIINPLDLVPDFIPFLGYLDDITVFSFILKIINDDLMDYEKWRAAGSEEITRTL, via the coding sequence ATGAAAACATCAAAGAAGAAAAAGAAGAAAGTTGACAAAAATTTTATTGAAAAAGGAATAGAAACTGTTTCAGATATAGATTTTGAAACTGTCTTTAATAAAAAGGATCAATTGTTTGCAAAAATCAACCATCCCAATTGGAAAAAATATAAAGACAAAATCATTCTGATGTTTCAAATGCTAAAAGATGTAAAGCAAAAGAAATATCTTGAAACACCTTGGAAGACTATAGCAGCTATGATTTTTACCATTCTCTATATTATTAACCCTTTAGATTTGGTTCCTGACTTTATCCCTTTTCTAGGATATCTGGATGACATCACCGTTTTCAGTTTTATCCTAAAGATTATTAATGATGACTTGATGGATTATGAAAAGTGGAGAGCAGCCGGATCCGAAGAGATCACTAGGACACTATAG